Proteins encoded together in one Polaribacter reichenbachii window:
- a CDS encoding right-handed parallel beta-helix repeat-containing protein: MKIKLFFLLFVLQNTFCWCTDFYVSPNGNNSNNGSISSPLETIQQAQELATSGDTVYIRGGSYNMREDQIARYNSIWAYVTELNKDGINYFAYQNERPVFNYKNIKPANKRVFAFYITGDNIHIKGIDITGVQVTITEGNTQSECFEINGGSNNTIENVNMYDNMAIGVYIIRGSNNLILNCDAYRNYDPISQNGTGGNVDGFGAHVRNGDKGNIFRGCRAWLNSDDGFDTINSGEPVLIDNCWAFYNGYSSNTGTLNNLVSRGDGNGFKIGGYGKGGTPFYTLLDRYAPIPRNTVQFSVAVGNKQSGFYANHHLEGNNWYNNTAYLNKRNYNMLNCKALNSTDFATDVDGWNHVLVNNLGFGATTAELTNIDKPRCTLNNNYFDLPVTVNSSDFLSTDVNELITARKPDGSLPDINFLKLSPSSDLIDAGYDNGFTYNGSAPDLGAFESGQALSTESFSTNSKFMNYPNPFKNETKIVFTTIENESVTLTLYTILGVKVLELPSKKYLKGENSIILQRGNLKNGNYILVLKNSNNKRKTKIVSIE; the protein is encoded by the coding sequence ATGAAAATTAAATTATTTTTTTTGTTGTTTGTTTTACAAAATACTTTTTGTTGGTGTACAGATTTTTATGTTTCTCCTAATGGTAATAACTCGAATAACGGAAGTATTTCTAGTCCACTTGAAACAATTCAGCAGGCTCAGGAACTAGCAACTTCAGGAGATACTGTTTATATAAGAGGAGGCTCATATAATATGAGAGAAGATCAAATAGCTAGATATAATAGCATTTGGGCTTATGTTACTGAATTAAATAAAGATGGTATTAATTATTTTGCCTACCAAAATGAAAGACCCGTTTTTAATTACAAGAATATAAAACCTGCAAATAAGCGTGTATTTGCTTTTTATATAACTGGAGATAATATTCATATTAAAGGTATAGATATTACAGGAGTACAAGTTACTATTACAGAAGGAAATACACAGTCTGAATGCTTTGAAATAAATGGTGGCAGCAATAATACCATTGAAAATGTAAATATGTATGATAATATGGCTATTGGTGTTTATATAATAAGAGGTAGCAACAATCTTATATTAAATTGTGATGCTTACAGAAATTATGACCCTATTTCGCAAAACGGAACAGGAGGAAATGTTGATGGTTTTGGAGCACACGTTAGAAATGGAGATAAAGGAAATATATTTAGAGGTTGTAGAGCATGGTTAAATAGTGATGACGGTTTTGATACTATAAACTCAGGAGAACCTGTTTTAATAGATAATTGTTGGGCTTTTTATAATGGTTATTCCTCAAATACTGGAACTCTAAATAATTTAGTTAGTCGTGGAGATGGAAATGGTTTTAAAATTGGGGGTTATGGAAAAGGAGGGACTCCTTTTTATACGTTATTGGATCGTTATGCGCCAATTCCTAGAAATACAGTTCAGTTTTCTGTAGCTGTTGGCAACAAACAAAGTGGTTTTTATGCAAATCATCATTTAGAAGGTAATAATTGGTATAACAACACAGCTTATTTAAATAAGAGAAATTATAATATGCTTAATTGTAAAGCACTAAATTCTACAGATTTTGCAACAGATGTAGATGGTTGGAATCATGTTTTGGTAAACAACCTTGGGTTTGGCGCTACTACAGCAGAATTAACAAATATTGATAAACCAAGATGTACTTTAAACAATAACTATTTTGATCTACCTGTTACTGTAAATTCTTCCGACTTTTTAAGTACAGATGTTAACGAATTAATAACAGCAAGAAAACCTGATGGAAGCTTACCAGATATTAATTTTTTAAAATTATCTCCTTCTAGCGATTTAATTGATGCTGGTTATGATAACGGATTTACATACAATGGGTCTGCACCAGATTTAGGTGCTTTTGAATCAGGTCAGGCATTAAGTACAGAAAGCTTTTCGACTAATTCAAAATTTATGAATTACCCAAATCCTTTTAAAAACGAAACAAAAATTGTTTTTACAACTATAGAAAACGAATCAGTTACTTTAACTTTATATACTATTTTAGGAGTTAAAGTTTTAGAATTACCATCGAAAAAATACCTAAAAGGAGAAAATTCAATAATTTTACAAAGAGGTAATTTAAAAAATGGAAATTATATTTTAGTTTTAAAAAATTCTAATAATAAAAGAAAAACTAAAATAGTTTCAATTGAATAA
- a CDS encoding SusC/RagA family TonB-linked outer membrane protein translates to MKNRKLLLIVLFNFYAFITFSQITIKGKVVSAEDNQPLPGATIMVKGTKLGTYTGFDGAFTLNITKEAKTIIVSYLGFITQEININGSDYINCSLAVDSSQLEEVVIIGYGSAKKNTVTGAVSSINSEAIENRPVTRVEQALSGQLAGVSVRATSGDLGAPIQVSVRGGTSISAGTEPLYVIDGFPADDIVDLAPSDIETISVLKDASQAAIYGSRGANGVVIITTKRGQLGKTKFKVDVYSGIQTLERRIDLLDAEEWIDINREVKNKAWVNLGVSRGLDYRETDSYDFRLSELGGSLNTNYMSDPRWETGIGLEYIDWQDALFRAAEIHEQKISATGGSDKVKFYVSGTLLNQEGIVKYTDLNRFNLRANFNIKLNDKLSLVLNLSPTVQKNNGGRVTGKDAQVHYALQMSPITESGVGINTGFYPNQTYQWAGSTTSPVAYMRELFQQEKLLTIRSNVSLKYKFNENFDTSIDGSYYGASKSFHRYIPTSITNRNTNDPEGSRSDARFDSRRDSKYVVQGIINYNQSFGKHDIGTTIGGALESRWLDRSYQSHNQIVNDVLVTFNETTSNVRNSFYQFSEDRLLSYFGRVNYSYDNKYLFSGSIRADGSSRFGKNNFWGTFPSFSLGWRIDKENFMSNLDAISMFKLRYGFGETGNNSIPWYRAFGNIATSNYSFNNNLAFGNAVGSIENTDLGWEKTISHNFGLNMGFLRNRFSVSFDYYDKKTSGMLLNVPVALTTGFSSGFANIGDMRNTGFEVELNTKNISNDNFKWSTNLNFSHNKNEIESLGPDNTPIPTGFQNRTQIHKVGSPAFSYYMYDAIGVYQNQADVDNSPSRTNTIPGDVKYRDVNNDGVINEDDITIVGNPNPDFYWGITNTFSYKIFDLSILLQGQQGGEVYGLLGRAIDNPSGAVLHNRPSHWQNRWRSETDTGDGVTPRIDGTTSGLYDSRWLYDATYWKVKNITLSATLPKTLFKGIDGLKIYFSADNLFMQDNYAIGFSPEALNTNGGDYGGYPLASTYTLGLNLQF, encoded by the coding sequence ATGAAAAATAGAAAATTATTACTTATAGTCCTTTTTAACTTCTATGCTTTTATTACTTTTTCTCAAATAACGATAAAAGGAAAAGTGGTTTCTGCAGAAGATAACCAGCCTTTGCCAGGTGCCACAATTATGGTAAAAGGAACTAAACTGGGAACATATACAGGGTTTGATGGCGCTTTTACTCTAAACATAACCAAAGAAGCTAAAACTATTATTGTTTCTTATTTAGGTTTTATTACTCAAGAGATAAATATAAATGGCTCTGATTATATTAATTGTTCGTTAGCTGTTGATTCAAGTCAATTAGAAGAAGTTGTTATAATAGGTTACGGTTCTGCTAAGAAAAATACAGTTACAGGTGCTGTTTCTTCAATAAATAGTGAGGCAATTGAAAACAGACCTGTAACAAGGGTAGAACAAGCGCTTTCTGGGCAATTGGCAGGAGTTTCTGTTAGAGCAACTTCTGGAGATTTAGGTGCTCCAATACAAGTTTCTGTTAGAGGTGGAACCTCTATAAGTGCAGGTACAGAACCATTATACGTTATAGATGGTTTCCCTGCAGATGATATAGTTGACCTTGCGCCTAGCGATATAGAAACCATTAGTGTTTTGAAAGATGCTTCTCAGGCAGCTATCTATGGATCTAGAGGTGCTAATGGTGTTGTAATTATTACAACGAAGCGAGGTCAATTGGGTAAAACTAAATTTAAAGTAGATGTTTATTCTGGTATACAAACACTTGAAAGAAGAATCGATCTCTTAGATGCTGAGGAGTGGATAGATATTAATAGGGAAGTAAAAAATAAAGCTTGGGTTAATCTTGGGGTTAGTAGAGGTTTAGATTATAGAGAAACAGATAGCTATGACTTTCGTTTAAGTGAACTTGGAGGATCTCTAAACACAAATTATATGTCTGATCCAAGATGGGAAACAGGAATTGGTTTAGAATATATTGATTGGCAGGATGCTCTTTTCAGGGCAGCAGAAATACATGAACAAAAAATATCTGCTACTGGCGGTTCAGATAAAGTTAAATTTTACGTGTCAGGTACATTACTAAATCAAGAAGGAATTGTAAAATATACTGATTTAAACAGATTTAATTTAAGAGCTAATTTTAATATAAAATTAAATGATAAGCTATCCTTAGTTTTAAACTTATCACCAACAGTACAGAAAAATAATGGAGGTAGGGTAACAGGTAAAGATGCACAAGTTCATTATGCACTTCAAATGTCGCCTATTACAGAATCTGGTGTAGGTATAAATACAGGTTTTTACCCAAATCAAACATATCAATGGGCTGGTTCAACAACAAGTCCTGTTGCATATATGAGAGAATTATTTCAACAAGAAAAGCTTTTAACGATAAGGTCTAATGTTTCTTTAAAATATAAATTTAATGAGAATTTTGATACTAGTATAGATGGCTCATATTATGGTGCTTCAAAAAGTTTTCATCGATACATACCAACAAGTATAACAAATAGAAATACTAATGATCCAGAAGGATCTAGAAGTGATGCTCGCTTTGATTCAAGAAGAGATAGCAAATATGTTGTACAAGGTATTATTAATTATAACCAGAGTTTTGGAAAGCATGATATAGGTACTACAATAGGTGGTGCATTAGAATCTAGATGGTTAGATAGATCATACCAAAGTCACAATCAAATAGTCAATGATGTTTTGGTTACATTTAATGAAACAACTTCAAATGTTAGAAATAGTTTTTATCAATTTTCTGAAGATAGATTACTATCCTATTTTGGTAGAGTTAATTATAGCTATGATAATAAGTATTTATTCTCTGGAAGTATAAGAGCAGATGGATCTTCTAGATTTGGTAAAAATAATTTTTGGGGTACTTTTCCTTCATTTTCTTTAGGTTGGAGAATAGATAAAGAAAACTTTATGTCTAATCTAGATGCTATTAGCATGTTTAAATTAAGGTATGGTTTTGGAGAAACAGGTAATAATAGTATTCCTTGGTATAGAGCTTTCGGGAATATAGCAACATCTAATTATTCTTTTAATAATAATTTGGCTTTTGGTAATGCTGTAGGTAGTATAGAGAATACAGATTTAGGTTGGGAAAAAACTATATCTCATAATTTTGGTTTAAATATGGGGTTTTTAAGAAATAGATTTTCTGTTTCTTTTGATTATTACGATAAGAAAACGTCTGGAATGTTATTAAATGTTCCTGTAGCTTTAACAACAGGTTTTTCAAGTGGTTTTGCTAATATCGGAGATATGAGAAATACTGGTTTTGAGGTAGAACTTAATACCAAAAACATTAGCAATGATAATTTTAAATGGAGTACTAATTTAAATTTTTCTCATAACAAAAATGAAATTGAATCTCTTGGACCAGATAATACACCTATTCCAACAGGTTTTCAAAATAGAACACAAATACATAAAGTAGGCTCTCCAGCATTTTCTTATTATATGTACGATGCAATTGGAGTTTATCAAAATCAAGCAGATGTAGATAATTCACCATCAAGAACAAATACTATACCTGGAGATGTAAAATACAGAGATGTAAATAATGATGGAGTTATTAATGAAGATGATATCACTATTGTAGGTAATCCAAATCCAGATTTTTACTGGGGTATAACCAATACTTTTAGTTATAAAATTTTTGATTTATCAATTTTATTACAAGGGCAACAAGGAGGAGAAGTTTACGGTCTTTTAGGAAGAGCAATCGATAATCCTTCAGGAGCTGTTTTACATAACAGACCTTCTCATTGGCAAAACAGATGGAGATCAGAAACAGACACAGGAGATGGTGTAACACCAAGAATAGATGGAACCACTTCTGGTTTATATGATTCTAGATGGTTGTATGATGCCACCTATTGGAAAGTTAAAAACATTACACTTTCTGCTACTTTACCTAAAACATTATTTAAAGGAATAGATGGTTTAAAAATATACTTCTCAGCTGACAACCTATTTATGCAAGATAATTATGCTATTGGGTTTTCTCCAGAAGCTTTAAATACTAATGGAGGAGATTATGGAGGCTATCCTTTAGCTTCTACTTACACACTTGGTTTAAACTTACAGTTTTAA
- a CDS encoding RagB/SusD family nutrient uptake outer membrane protein, which produces MKNIKYIIIIIASVFASCSEDYLELKNPNAIDSTQFFQDEDDLESAVIGIYSELRAFPEIFNINLSEVRSNNISFGISNAQRDPVDISRFNVTQVMNTIEDAWQSGYSVVARANKVLEVIEELQLDNEELNTKSEGEARFLRAYAHFNLAKVFRRIPIVKETLSPDEGAQLGQSELEEVYKFIEEDLLIAVEKLAENYPDEAGRATKGAAQALLGELYLTWGSFPTKDTSKLDLAISLFENLILKKGTPAFNWSNNYSELFKSENDNTYSIFEVQYISGAAGIGAVFPSLFLSSNFLEFPFSGGVPQIRPSENLIDSFNKQDDLRYEASVDTIYTNNFFLQQQDNYIKKWFQKDKISSMLSRLDWPHNYPIIRPASIYLMQAEALNLKNNGPNAQAVNSLNELRKRAGLNDINIGATKEEFLEALKQEYRSEFVGEGLYWHFLVRSEMAVSEMNTWFASINENITVTEDKLIYPIPFSQMNIKQGLYQQNPGY; this is translated from the coding sequence ATGAAGAATATAAAGTATATAATAATCATAATTGCAAGTGTTTTTGCTTCTTGTAGTGAAGATTATTTAGAATTAAAAAATCCAAATGCTATTGATAGTACTCAATTTTTTCAAGATGAGGATGACTTAGAATCTGCAGTTATTGGAATCTATTCAGAATTAAGAGCATTTCCAGAAATTTTTAATATCAACTTAAGTGAAGTTAGATCTAATAATATATCATTTGGTATTTCTAATGCTCAAAGAGATCCAGTAGATATTTCTAGATTTAACGTAACCCAAGTAATGAATACTATAGAAGACGCTTGGCAATCTGGTTATTCTGTAGTTGCAAGAGCCAATAAAGTTTTAGAGGTAATAGAAGAGCTACAATTAGATAATGAAGAGTTAAATACTAAAAGTGAAGGTGAAGCTAGGTTTTTAAGAGCTTATGCTCATTTTAATTTAGCAAAAGTTTTTCGTAGAATTCCTATAGTAAAAGAAACACTTTCTCCAGATGAAGGCGCTCAATTAGGTCAATCAGAATTAGAAGAAGTCTATAAATTTATAGAAGAAGACTTATTAATTGCCGTAGAAAAATTAGCTGAAAACTACCCAGATGAAGCTGGAAGAGCAACAAAAGGTGCTGCACAAGCTTTACTAGGAGAATTATATTTAACTTGGGGTAGCTTTCCAACAAAAGATACCAGTAAGTTAGATTTAGCAATATCGCTTTTTGAAAACTTAATTTTAAAAAAGGGTACTCCTGCCTTTAATTGGTCAAATAATTACTCTGAATTATTTAAATCTGAAAATGATAATACATACTCCATTTTTGAAGTTCAATATATTTCTGGTGCTGCTGGTATTGGTGCAGTTTTTCCATCGCTATTCTTATCAAGTAATTTTTTAGAATTTCCTTTTAGTGGAGGTGTGCCACAAATTAGACCAAGTGAAAACTTAATAGACTCCTTTAACAAGCAAGACGATTTACGATATGAAGCAAGTGTTGATACTATTTATACAAATAATTTCTTTTTGCAACAACAAGATAATTATATAAAAAAATGGTTTCAAAAAGATAAAATATCTAGTATGTTGAGTAGATTAGATTGGCCACATAACTATCCAATTATTAGACCTGCTAGTATATATCTAATGCAAGCAGAAGCTTTAAACTTAAAAAACAACGGACCTAATGCGCAAGCAGTTAATAGTTTAAATGAATTGCGAAAGAGAGCAGGTTTAAATGATATTAATATAGGAGCAACCAAAGAAGAGTTTTTAGAAGCACTTAAACAAGAATATAGAAGTGAATTTGTTGGAGAGGGTTTGTATTGGCATTTTTTAGTTAGATCTGAGATGGCAGTGAGCGAAATGAACACTTGGTTTGCAAGTATTAATGAAAATATTACAGTTACTGAGGATAAATTGATATATCCAATTCCTTTTTCTCAAATGAATATTAAACAAGGTCTATACCAACAAAACCCTGGATACTAA
- a CDS encoding T9SS type A sorting domain-containing protein, whose product MKKHYIIFFLAMLPLIALSQTINTVQDNLGVVFNAEYTTRATPTGVTLTVSITENAGALSDIAEVYIYRSYGDNRVNGRTRIAKVITTGFTGTVVFQDDSQVWTEDTNSSTGYTGDGAFEVGVPTSYSIKVIMNDGTDFNSSRAIPTVYIENETSPTRVVQDVINDDMSLLTRVYENEANETALLVIGLAPSTNYPTDPYQLFVDAIKAKTGDDTINWASYPCFISEVLYNEVSALAGRAKDTPGSRVFWSNKGVVYHLVKKGDIKPDDIDATGMTHVSFKIGRPNSSQPANGFDYNSLVSVPIQITSATAGVNDEFLSDLSVYPNPSNGTVYIKGDKLIEEIKVFNIIGKSIFAQKNINNTSTVVDFKNKTSGIYFAKIKTEVGTTTRKIIIK is encoded by the coding sequence ATGAAAAAACATTACATTATCTTTTTTTTAGCAATGCTACCTTTAATAGCATTATCACAGACAATTAATACAGTTCAAGACAACTTAGGAGTTGTTTTTAATGCAGAGTACACAACTAGAGCAACACCAACTGGGGTTACCTTAACTGTTAGTATAACCGAAAATGCAGGGGCATTATCTGATATAGCTGAAGTTTACATTTATAGATCATATGGAGACAATAGAGTTAATGGTAGAACAAGAATAGCCAAAGTAATTACCACTGGATTTACAGGAACTGTTGTTTTTCAAGACGATTCTCAAGTTTGGACAGAAGATACTAATTCATCTACAGGTTATACTGGAGATGGAGCTTTTGAAGTGGGTGTACCAACATCATATTCTATAAAAGTTATTATGAATGATGGTACTGATTTTAATTCTTCTAGAGCTATACCTACAGTTTATATAGAAAATGAAACTTCTCCTACAAGGGTTGTGCAAGACGTTATTAATGATGATATGAGTTTGTTAACACGAGTATATGAAAATGAAGCAAACGAAACTGCACTTTTAGTAATTGGTTTAGCTCCAAGTACAAACTACCCAACAGATCCTTATCAATTATTTGTTGATGCAATTAAAGCAAAAACTGGAGATGATACTATAAATTGGGCAAGTTATCCTTGTTTTATAAGTGAAGTACTATATAACGAAGTTTCAGCTTTAGCAGGAAGAGCAAAAGATACTCCTGGCTCTAGAGTATTTTGGAGTAACAAAGGTGTAGTTTATCATTTGGTAAAGAAAGGTGATATAAAACCAGATGATATTGATGCTACTGGTATGACTCATGTTTCTTTTAAAATAGGTCGTCCAAACAGTTCACAACCAGCTAATGGATTTGATTATAATAGCTTAGTTTCTGTACCTATTCAAATAACAAGTGCAACAGCTGGTGTTAATGATGAATTTTTATCTGATTTATCTGTATATCCAAATCCATCAAATGGAACAGTATATATAAAAGGAGATAAATTAATTGAAGAAATAAAAGTGTTTAACATTATTGGTAAATCTATTTTTGCTCAAAAAAACATTAATAATACGAGTACAGTTGTAGATTTTAAAAATAAAACTTCAGGAATTTACTTTGCTAAAATAAAAACTGAAGTTGGTACAACAACCAGAAAGATTATCATAAAATAA
- a CDS encoding rhamnogalacturonan acetylesterase — protein MKKLQILLFFNIIISIISCDNSNNNQKPIFYTVGDSTVKNGKGDGYGGLWGWGDFLEQFLDTTKVSIENHALGGTSSRTYQALGLWDNVYNKLKKGDYVLIQFGHNDNSAVNDTIRARGTIKGIGNETEEIDNLITGVHEIVHTYGWYIEKIVKDAKSKGAIPVIMSPIPRNVWKNGKIPRNNTSYGLWAKQIADRNDVTFINLNDKMSTELESFGESKVTGTYFYKRDHTHTSAKGAAMASQIIVNELKKLNNSINKYFLDDVDISLPKKQNIFLIGDSTMANNGNENAVGWGVPFPEFCDTMQVNVINKARGGRSTRTFIYEGLWNNAKKDFKEGDIVFIQFGHNDAGNIDKTKFRGSLQGIGNETLQVQRDSIVETVHTFGWYLTKMIQDTKKSGALPVVLSLTPRNEWPNGTVEQRKETYVKWAKEVAEKEKTIYIDVSDSVAKKYQELGKEKVKDFFPKDHTHTGLNGATFTAKTIAEILKKSKEIGLRGVIYLD, from the coding sequence ATGAAAAAACTACAAATTTTATTATTTTTTAATATTATAATATCAATTATAAGTTGTGATAATAGTAATAATAATCAAAAACCAATTTTTTACACTGTTGGAGATTCTACTGTAAAAAATGGTAAAGGAGATGGTTATGGAGGTCTTTGGGGTTGGGGAGATTTTTTAGAGCAGTTTTTAGACACTACAAAAGTTTCTATAGAAAATCATGCTTTAGGTGGCACAAGTAGCAGAACATATCAAGCCTTGGGGTTGTGGGATAATGTGTATAATAAATTAAAAAAAGGAGATTACGTTTTAATACAATTTGGACATAATGATAATAGTGCTGTAAACGATACAATTAGAGCTAGAGGAACCATTAAAGGTATTGGAAACGAAACAGAAGAAATAGATAACTTGATTACAGGTGTTCATGAAATTGTGCACACCTATGGTTGGTATATAGAAAAAATTGTAAAAGATGCTAAATCAAAAGGTGCTATTCCTGTTATAATGTCTCCAATTCCTAGAAATGTTTGGAAAAACGGAAAAATTCCTAGAAACAATACTTCTTACGGACTATGGGCAAAGCAAATTGCAGATAGAAATGATGTTACTTTTATCAATTTAAATGATAAAATGTCTACAGAATTAGAAAGTTTTGGAGAAAGTAAAGTTACAGGCACGTACTTCTATAAACGAGATCATACGCACACCTCTGCAAAAGGTGCTGCTATGGCATCACAAATAATTGTAAATGAATTAAAAAAATTAAACAATTCTATAAATAAATATTTTTTAGATGATGTTGATATATCGTTACCTAAAAAGCAAAATATTTTCTTGATCGGAGATTCAACAATGGCAAATAATGGAAACGAAAATGCCGTAGGTTGGGGTGTTCCATTTCCTGAATTTTGTGATACTATGCAGGTAAATGTTATAAATAAAGCTAGAGGTGGCAGGAGCACTAGAACATTTATCTATGAAGGTTTGTGGAATAATGCCAAAAAAGATTTTAAAGAAGGAGATATTGTTTTTATACAATTTGGACATAATGATGCTGGCAATATTGATAAAACCAAATTTAGAGGCTCTTTACAAGGTATTGGAAATGAAACACTACAAGTACAAAGAGATTCTATTGTTGAAACTGTACATACTTTTGGCTGGTATTTAACAAAAATGATACAGGATACAAAAAAATCTGGTGCTTTGCCCGTAGTTTTAAGCTTAACTCCAAGAAATGAATGGCCTAATGGAACTGTTGAACAACGCAAAGAGACTTATGTAAAATGGGCAAAAGAAGTAGCAGAGAAAGAAAAAACGATTTATATTGATGTAAGCGATTCTGTTGCTAAAAAATATCAAGAACTAGGAAAAGAAAAAGTAAAAGATTTTTTTCCAAAAGACCACACACATACTGGTTTAAATGGAGCTACATTTACAGCTAAAACAATTGCAGAAATTTTAAAAAAATCTAAAGAGATTGGTTTAAGGGGTGTTATATATTTAGATTAA